In the genome of Anaerotignum faecicola, the window CCCGGTGAAACCACGGGACGCATGACATGCCAGATCACCTGTCCGGTGTTTGCCCCGTCAATTCTGGCGGCATCCTCCAGTTCCTTCGGCACATTTAAGAAAAATGTTCTCATCAGGAACACTGACAGCGGCATGAACATGGCTGCCAGAATCAGACTGGTCGCCGGAATATTTCCAATCAGGTTAAGCTTTGCAAATGCATAATACAGCGGGAATAAGAACAGCTGGATCGGTACAGTCATCGCCATCATAAAGTAGGTCAGGATGATGCCGCTCCCTTTGATCCGGTACCCCGACAGCACATAGCCCGCCAGAGTGGAACAGACCAGAATAATGAGAATCGTACAGCCGCTCAGCTTGATACTGTTGATAAACCCATGGGCAAATT includes:
- a CDS encoding ABC transporter permease subunit, which gives rise to FAHGFINSIKLSGCTILIILVCSTLAGYVLSGYRIKGSGIILTYFMMAMTVPIQLFLFPLYYAFAKLNLIGNIPATSLILAAMFMPLSVFLMRTFFLNVPKELEDAARIDGANTGQVIWHVMRPVVSPG